In Streptosporangiales bacterium, a single genomic region encodes these proteins:
- a CDS encoding SidA/IucD/PvdA family monooxygenase — protein sequence MAASKTSTDVDAIVVGAGFGGIYMLHKLRNELGLTVRAFDRASGVGGTWHWNRYPGALSDTEGFVYCYSFDKDLLQQWTWDTRYLTQSQVLAYLEHVVERFDLGRDIQLNTGITSAVFDESRNAWEVRTDTGETFTARYLVSALGLLSATNIPDIAGRDTFEGEVYHTGAWPEEHDLAGKRVGVLGTGSTGCQVITALAPEVGHLTVFQRSAQYSVPIANGPVTEDYVASVKANYDQVWDGVRNSVVAFGFKESAVAAMSVSEEERQRVFEKAWERGGGFHFMFGTFSDIATDPEANEAAASFIRAKIAEIVEDPETARKLTPTDLYAKRPLCDPGYYETFNRDNVSLVDVKANPIAEITPKGVRTEDGQEHQLDVLIFATGFDAVDGNYTRIDIRGRGGRSVKEHWKDGPTSYLGISTTGFPNLFMILGPNGPFTNLPPSIEAQGEWISELINNAERSGVTSIEATAQAEEGWTTTCREIANMTLFPKADSWIFGANIPGKPNTVMFYMAGLQAYRQQLAEVTSNGYAGFEMAPSAQVS from the coding sequence ATGGCTGCCAGCAAGACGAGCACGGACGTCGACGCGATCGTCGTGGGCGCGGGATTCGGGGGCATCTACATGCTCCACAAGCTACGCAATGAGCTCGGCCTCACCGTCCGGGCGTTCGACAGGGCCAGCGGCGTAGGGGGCACCTGGCACTGGAACCGATACCCAGGAGCATTGTCGGACACCGAAGGTTTCGTCTACTGCTACTCCTTCGACAAGGATCTGCTCCAGCAGTGGACCTGGGACACCCGTTACCTCACGCAATCACAGGTCCTGGCCTACCTGGAACACGTCGTCGAGCGTTTCGACCTCGGCCGTGACATCCAGCTGAACACCGGCATCACGTCCGCCGTCTTCGACGAGTCGAGGAATGCGTGGGAGGTCCGCACCGACACCGGCGAGACGTTCACCGCGCGGTACCTGGTGTCTGCCCTGGGGCTGCTCTCTGCGACGAACATCCCGGACATCGCCGGGCGGGACACGTTCGAGGGGGAGGTCTACCACACCGGCGCCTGGCCCGAGGAACACGACCTTGCCGGCAAGCGAGTCGGCGTGCTCGGCACGGGTTCCACCGGATGTCAGGTGATCACCGCGCTCGCGCCGGAGGTCGGGCACCTCACCGTCTTCCAGCGTTCGGCACAGTACAGCGTCCCGATCGCCAACGGTCCGGTGACCGAAGACTATGTTGCGTCGGTCAAAGCGAACTATGACCAGGTCTGGGACGGCGTGCGCAACTCGGTCGTCGCCTTCGGCTTCAAGGAGAGCGCCGTCGCGGCGATGAGCGTTTCGGAGGAGGAACGGCAACGCGTCTTTGAGAAGGCATGGGAACGCGGTGGCGGTTTCCATTTCATGTTCGGTACGTTCAGCGACATCGCCACGGACCCGGAGGCGAACGAGGCCGCGGCGTCGTTCATCCGAGCCAAGATCGCGGAGATCGTCGAGGACCCGGAAACCGCGCGCAAGCTGACACCGACGGACCTCTACGCCAAGCGACCACTGTGCGACCCGGGCTACTACGAGACGTTCAACCGCGACAACGTCTCGCTGGTGGATGTCAAGGCCAACCCGATCGCCGAGATCACGCCGAAGGGTGTGCGGACCGAGGACGGCCAGGAACACCAGCTCGACGTGCTCATCTTCGCGACCGGCTTCGACGCGGTCGACGGCAACTACACCCGGATCGACATCCGCGGACGCGGGGGAAGGTCCGTCAAGGAGCACTGGAAGGACGGACCGACCAGCTATCTCGGCATTTCGACGACGGGCTTCCCGAACCTGTTCATGATCCTCGGACCCAACGGGCCCTTCACCAACCTGCCGCCCAGCATCGAGGCCCAGGGTGAGTGGATCTCCGAGCTGATCAACAACGCGGAGCGGTCGGGTGTGACATCGATCGAGGCGACCGCGCAGGCAGAGGAGGGATGGACCACCACCTGCCGCGAGATCGCGAACATGACGCTGTTCCCCAAAGCGGACTCCTGGATCTTCGGCGCCAACATCCCCGGCAAACCCAACACCGTCATGTTCTACATGGCTGGCCTGCAGGCCTATCGCCAGCAGCTTGCCGAGGTGACGAGCAACGGCTACGCGGGCTTCGAGATGGCTCCATCGGCACAGGTCTCGTAG
- a CDS encoding alcohol dehydrogenase catalytic domain-containing protein: protein MYAYAVTEDDTTVRQVELPDRPPRAGEVTLRVLHVGVCHTDTHLRQGYYDLGRRGRLRLTDRGIAYPLVMGHEIVGRVEAIGPDVRDVAVGEERLVYPWIGCGSCHLCAAGLDNHCGSGRTIGVNRHGGYAELVTVPDEKFLIDISGLEPAWAATLACSGVTAFSAVNKVLPLPADMPVVVIGAGGVGLTVVGVLVARGHRNVCAVDINAANLRLASAAGATTTLVVDGDRAQQDLSEACGGPVRAVIDVVNNTQTAELAFNALGKAGKLVQIGLFGGELTVPTALMALKMITIQGSYVGTLDELQQLVTIARTSELPRSPVVPGTLDLAGVSGSLTDVANGGVPGRIVLSS, encoded by the coding sequence GTGTACGCGTACGCCGTAACCGAAGACGACACCACGGTTCGGCAGGTCGAACTGCCCGACCGTCCACCACGGGCCGGCGAGGTCACCCTGCGTGTGCTGCACGTAGGTGTCTGCCACACCGACACCCATCTCCGGCAGGGGTACTACGATCTCGGGCGGCGCGGCAGGCTCCGGCTCACCGACCGTGGCATTGCCTACCCGCTGGTCATGGGTCACGAGATCGTGGGCAGGGTCGAAGCCATCGGTCCCGACGTCCGCGACGTCGCTGTCGGGGAGGAGCGGCTGGTCTACCCGTGGATCGGCTGCGGCTCGTGTCACCTCTGCGCTGCCGGCTTGGACAATCACTGCGGCTCCGGCCGAACGATCGGGGTGAACAGACACGGCGGCTACGCCGAGCTCGTGACCGTCCCCGACGAGAAGTTCCTCATCGACATCTCCGGACTGGAGCCTGCCTGGGCGGCCACCCTGGCCTGCTCAGGTGTCACCGCGTTCAGCGCCGTGAACAAGGTGCTGCCGTTGCCGGCCGACATGCCCGTCGTCGTGATCGGCGCGGGAGGAGTCGGGCTGACCGTGGTCGGTGTTCTTGTCGCGCGTGGGCACCGCAACGTCTGCGCCGTCGACATCAATGCGGCGAACCTCCGGCTCGCGTCGGCTGCAGGCGCGACGACAACACTGGTGGTGGACGGAGACCGGGCGCAGCAGGATCTGTCCGAGGCATGTGGCGGGCCGGTCCGTGCCGTGATCGACGTCGTGAACAACACCCAGACCGCCGAACTGGCCTTCAACGCGCTCGGCAAGGCCGGCAAGCTCGTGCAGATCGGGCTGTTCGGCGGCGAACTCACCGTGCCGACCGCCCTCATGGCGTTGAAGATGATCACCATCCAGGGCAGCTACGTCGGCACACTCGACGAGCTGCAGCAACTCGTGACGATCGCACGGACCAGTGAGCTACCACGCTCACCGGTCGTGCCTGGCACGCTGGACCTCGCCGGCGTCAGCGGTTCCTTGACCGATGTCGCCAACGGAGGGGTCCCCGGCCGGATCGTGCTCTCGTCATGA
- a CDS encoding alpha/beta fold hydrolase: protein MSYGICDITGHYIDVDGTLTFYDELGDGPAIVCVHTAGASSLEYRYLLAELADRGYRAIALDLPGRGRTYPAGWEVTTRIHPHAEFVHRFTQLVCSGGRPVITGSSIGGDITLDIAAHHGEDYLAAIPMEGAARTPTFPDPSEYMYPSWTPGWQDLMERVSGASLNRACPAEKVEELRWMHRNAQVSAVGDLCGWANHDIRDVLPGTRCPVLVVKGADDFWLPEELVDETVKLLPDGEKLVLDGIGHYPMFEDPARIADVIVDFVQRVNSRAVGAAT, encoded by the coding sequence ATGAGCTACGGGATCTGCGACATCACCGGTCACTACATCGACGTCGACGGCACGCTGACGTTCTACGATGAGCTCGGTGACGGGCCCGCCATCGTCTGCGTGCATACGGCCGGCGCGAGCAGCCTGGAATACCGGTACCTGCTGGCCGAGCTCGCCGACCGTGGCTACCGTGCGATCGCGCTGGACCTGCCCGGCCGTGGACGCACCTACCCGGCGGGCTGGGAGGTCACGACGAGGATCCACCCGCACGCGGAGTTCGTGCACCGGTTCACCCAGCTGGTGTGCTCGGGGGGGCGTCCCGTGATCACGGGGTCGTCGATCGGCGGCGACATCACCCTCGACATCGCCGCGCACCACGGCGAGGACTACCTGGCGGCGATCCCGATGGAGGGCGCGGCACGCACGCCGACCTTCCCGGACCCGAGCGAGTACATGTACCCGTCCTGGACGCCGGGCTGGCAGGACCTGATGGAACGCGTGTCCGGCGCATCGCTGAACCGCGCGTGCCCGGCGGAGAAGGTCGAGGAGCTCCGGTGGATGCACCGCAATGCCCAGGTCAGTGCAGTGGGCGACCTGTGCGGCTGGGCCAACCACGACATCCGTGACGTCCTGCCGGGCACGCGCTGCCCGGTGCTCGTGGTCAAGGGTGCCGACGACTTCTGGCTCCCCGAGGAGCTCGTCGACGAGACGGTGAAGCTGCTGCCTGACGGTGAGAAGCTGGTCCTCGACGGTATCGGCCACTACCCGATGTTCGAGGACCCAGCCCGTATCGCTGACGTCATCGTCGACTTCGTCCAGCGTGTGAACTCTCGTGCGGTCGGCGCGGCGACCTGA
- a CDS encoding SidA/IucD/PvdA family monooxygenase has product MVLFQLSGNRSWLREPYLPTRIPGMSDHDDGGLSPDLQQRVRNAAATAVLAWDQGRPVTVPAPRGDLLTTMLSVCMGEQVAPDFEPMMAEELGFAPARSRVVDTERAAGFPVVVIGAGVSGLAATVKLRELGVPVTVLEKNATVGGTWLENRYPGAGVDTPSHLYSFSYFPRRWTAHFAKRDELARYLEEFADHFELWPHIRLRHEVTAIEWDDTAQRWTVTVVGPDGGTDRFTARAVVTAVGQLNRPAVPDIEGAADFTGPVFHSARWPDGLDVTGKRVAVVGTGASAMQIVPAVADRVASLTVYQRSPQWVAPNANYFEPVSPRKDWLITHVPYYRAWYRVRLAWTFNDKTHASLQIDPDWGLGQHAVNAVNDGHRTYFTRYLMRELDGRPDLQAKTLPDYPPFGKRMLLDNGWFKALRRPNVELVTAPVTRFTRTGVETSDGRKRPADVVVFATGFEARKLLGELGIRGRSGRTLRGVWGDDDAYAYLGITVPDFPNLFLTYGPHTNLGHGGSYITVAECQVRYIVDLVAQMIDTDITSVEPRADVTERYNRDLDDAHARMIWTHPGMDTWYRNRNGRVVTNSPWRIVDYWALTRRADLDDFVVRTRLEG; this is encoded by the coding sequence ATGGTGCTGTTCCAGCTGAGCGGCAACCGTAGCTGGTTGCGCGAGCCATATCTGCCCACCCGCATTCCCGGCATGAGCGACCACGACGACGGTGGTCTGTCCCCGGACCTCCAGCAACGTGTGCGGAACGCGGCAGCCACCGCCGTGCTCGCCTGGGACCAGGGCCGACCGGTCACCGTCCCGGCACCGCGCGGCGACCTGCTGACGACCATGCTCTCGGTGTGCATGGGTGAGCAGGTCGCACCGGACTTCGAGCCGATGATGGCAGAGGAGCTGGGTTTCGCTCCTGCGCGGTCACGGGTCGTCGACACCGAGAGAGCGGCGGGGTTCCCGGTCGTCGTGATCGGTGCCGGTGTCTCCGGGCTCGCCGCGACGGTCAAGCTCCGTGAGCTGGGCGTGCCTGTCACTGTGCTGGAGAAGAACGCGACTGTTGGCGGGACGTGGCTGGAGAACCGTTACCCAGGCGCCGGCGTCGACACACCGAGCCACCTCTACTCGTTCTCGTACTTTCCGCGCCGGTGGACTGCGCACTTCGCGAAACGCGACGAGCTCGCGCGCTATCTCGAGGAGTTCGCCGATCACTTCGAGCTGTGGCCCCACATCAGGCTCCGCCACGAGGTGACAGCCATCGAATGGGACGACACTGCGCAGCGCTGGACGGTGACGGTCGTCGGCCCTGACGGCGGTACGGACCGATTCACCGCGCGCGCCGTCGTGACCGCGGTCGGCCAGCTGAACCGCCCCGCCGTGCCCGACATCGAAGGAGCAGCCGACTTCACCGGCCCGGTGTTTCACTCCGCGCGTTGGCCAGACGGCCTCGACGTCACCGGGAAGCGCGTCGCCGTCGTCGGCACGGGCGCGAGCGCGATGCAGATCGTCCCCGCCGTCGCCGACCGGGTCGCGAGCCTCACCGTCTACCAGCGCTCCCCACAGTGGGTCGCGCCGAACGCCAACTACTTCGAACCGGTCAGCCCGCGTAAGGACTGGCTGATCACTCACGTGCCGTACTACCGCGCCTGGTACCGCGTGCGACTGGCGTGGACGTTCAACGACAAGACACACGCATCGCTGCAGATCGACCCCGACTGGGGTCTCGGACAGCACGCCGTCAACGCGGTCAACGACGGCCACCGCACGTACTTCACCAGATACCTGATGCGCGAGCTCGACGGCCGCCCCGACCTGCAGGCAAAGACACTGCCCGACTACCCACCGTTCGGCAAACGGATGCTGCTCGACAACGGCTGGTTCAAGGCGTTGCGCCGGCCGAACGTCGAACTCGTCACAGCACCCGTCACGCGGTTCACCCGTACCGGCGTGGAGACGTCCGACGGCCGCAAACGCCCCGCCGACGTGGTCGTGTTCGCGACCGGCTTCGAGGCACGCAAGCTGCTCGGCGAGCTGGGCATCCGCGGGCGTTCCGGACGAACCCTCAGGGGCGTCTGGGGCGACGACGACGCGTACGCGTACCTCGGCATCACGGTACCGGACTTCCCCAACCTCTTCTTGACCTACGGCCCACACACCAACCTCGGGCACGGCGGCAGCTACATCACGGTGGCGGAGTGCCAGGTGAGGTACATCGTCGACCTGGTCGCGCAGATGATCGACACAGACATCACGTCCGTCGAGCCACGCGCGGACGTGACAGAGCGGTACAATCGCGACCTCGACGACGCACACGCGCGGATGATCTGGACCCATCCGGGCATGGACACCTGGTACCGGAACCGCAACGGGCGCGTCGTCACCAACTCACCCTGGCGGATCGTCGACTACTGGGCGCTCACGCGCCGCGCCGACCTCGACGACTTCGTCGTCCGGACCAGGCTGGAAGGCTGA
- a CDS encoding alpha/beta hydrolase fold domain-containing protein, translated as MAVSSEPQQSKTSTDADTLRSLYADWTEILASTPDLNIRLLRSIFDEWHQPTREPENVTYKEETIGGVPGIWALPSGADRAKVLLYTHGGGFAVGSAASHRKLAAHVARAIGVTAFVLDYRRAPEHVHPAQVEDGVAVFLALTDRGIAPADIATIGDSAGGNLAVAIPLALRADGRPLPGRVIAFSPWLDMENKGKTLVTNDATDALITVGLLEGMIAGVLGGTVAPTTPLANPLYADFTGFPRLYVNAGSVESLVDNATRLAASADAASVDVTLSVVEGMQHVFPFLAGRAPEADEEIRRIAVWYHG; from the coding sequence ATGGCGGTCTCTTCCGAACCTCAGCAGTCGAAGACCTCAACTGACGCAGATACGCTCAGGAGCCTCTACGCGGACTGGACCGAGATCCTCGCGTCGACACCGGACCTGAACATACGGTTGCTCCGGAGCATCTTCGACGAGTGGCACCAGCCCACCCGCGAACCCGAGAACGTCACCTACAAGGAGGAGACGATCGGTGGCGTACCTGGCATCTGGGCCCTGCCCAGCGGTGCCGACCGCGCCAAGGTCCTGCTCTACACTCACGGCGGCGGCTTCGCCGTAGGGTCGGCGGCCAGTCACCGCAAGCTCGCCGCGCACGTCGCGCGAGCGATTGGCGTCACAGCATTCGTGCTCGATTACCGGCGAGCACCGGAACACGTCCATCCGGCGCAGGTCGAAGACGGTGTCGCGGTGTTCCTAGCGCTCACCGACCGAGGGATCGCGCCGGCCGACATCGCGACCATCGGTGACTCAGCCGGCGGGAACCTGGCCGTCGCGATCCCGTTGGCACTGCGTGCTGACGGCCGGCCACTGCCCGGGCGGGTGATCGCGTTCTCGCCGTGGCTGGACATGGAGAACAAGGGGAAGACGTTGGTCACCAACGACGCCACCGATGCGTTGATCACGGTCGGTTTGCTCGAGGGCATGATCGCCGGCGTGCTTGGTGGCACGGTCGCTCCCACGACGCCGTTGGCGAATCCCTTGTATGCCGACTTCACCGGTTTCCCGAGGCTCTACGTCAACGCTGGTTCGGTCGAGTCACTCGTCGACAACGCCACCCGGCTCGCCGCGAGCGCCGACGCTGCGAGCGTCGACGTGACGTTGTCCGTCGTCGAGGGTATGCAGCACGTCTTCCCCTTCCTCGCTGGCCGCGCACCGGAAGCGGACGAGGAGATTCGACGGATCGCCGTCTGGTACCACGGCTGA
- a CDS encoding TetR family transcriptional regulator, with protein MAKKGDQGATKSGYTRERILDATASVLCQKGYAGTRLSDVADVAELQAPALYYYFDSRDELIEEVVRLGQQRAQQHVREALDALPADTPPLDRLCAAVEAHLRVVLELSDYTMAAIRNLGQLPEGMRRRMLAEQRQYGKLWEELVADVHAAGIANPDVDLLSARMLIVGALNWAPEWWNPRRTSVDDVVHTARTLVRHGLRADKRSASKTRTRGDRRTT; from the coding sequence ATGGCCAAGAAGGGTGACCAGGGCGCCACCAAATCCGGGTACACGCGCGAACGAATCCTGGACGCCACTGCGTCCGTGCTGTGCCAGAAGGGATACGCGGGCACGCGCCTGTCCGACGTCGCGGACGTCGCCGAGCTGCAGGCCCCCGCGCTGTACTACTACTTCGACTCCCGCGACGAGCTGATCGAAGAGGTCGTCAGGCTCGGCCAGCAACGCGCCCAGCAACACGTCCGCGAGGCACTCGACGCCCTCCCCGCCGACACCCCTCCCCTCGACCGCCTCTGTGCCGCCGTCGAAGCGCACCTGCGTGTGGTGCTCGAACTGTCGGACTACACGATGGCGGCGATCCGCAACCTCGGCCAGCTCCCCGAGGGGATGCGGCGTCGGATGCTCGCCGAGCAGCGGCAGTACGGAAAGCTGTGGGAGGAGCTCGTCGCCGACGTCCACGCCGCTGGTATTGCCAATCCCGACGTCGACCTGCTCTCCGCGCGGATGCTCATCGTCGGCGCGCTGAACTGGGCACCGGAGTGGTGGAACCCTCGGCGCACCTCCGTAGACGACGTCGTCCACACGGCACGCACGCTGGTACGCCACGGGCTACGTGCCGACAAGCGATCGGCATCGAAGACCCGGACCCGCGGGGACAGGAGGACCACGTGA
- a CDS encoding GAF domain-containing protein, whose product MNTSAEPWPTGPAADQQRIRQAKDDLLSNGLLAVRPSAVGVRDVIERSWRRSLGDTVPTRPDEIPYQEIDGHELELGRAAATVFDRLSDHIGEVRVAMFLSDHTGKIIMRRVSEPSQRSVLDNAFAAEGFDFSETSIGTNGLGTVIAERRPLVVRGSEHYNDMLEPITCAGTPVFEPFTGRLVGTFSLACYTVDATPLTYAVAIDVGRQIESNLTAMRGAKERALIQAYLVANQGEHDPVLVVNERVMFANTAGLTYVSSDSHALLWTHLSDAPLERGPQRIGIPLPTAWREAVVERVDGSHESDAAYCVRLLPADHDPPHRAGTVLTGSAIRLPAASLSVTPDVQTQLIDAICSRDCVAIDGGPGTGKFHAASAVYRTFRTHVSPLVIDVSCHRRDDESGWFSAASEALAEDRPVILRHVQDLEPREVNRVKALVQCQDSAGSTATAGDRCAALVMTVDLDAAEEHVQSLVGQLATIVRLPTLREIQQQIPQLVGHILTGLPDGRRETTFSSEALQALIAWSWPGNVAELSRTVEDLACRMPGGVVRLTDLPTRLQHARSRRQLTLMEDAERQAIISALHRSGGNRTEAAQALGIGRTTLYRKMVALRIDA is encoded by the coding sequence ATGAACACCAGCGCCGAACCGTGGCCCACCGGACCCGCAGCCGACCAGCAACGCATCCGGCAGGCGAAGGACGACCTGCTGAGCAATGGCCTCCTCGCCGTGCGACCGTCAGCGGTGGGCGTGAGAGACGTCATCGAGCGCAGCTGGCGGCGTTCCCTCGGTGACACTGTTCCGACGAGACCTGACGAGATCCCCTACCAGGAGATCGACGGACACGAGCTGGAACTGGGGAGAGCCGCGGCCACGGTCTTCGACCGGCTCAGCGACCACATCGGCGAGGTCCGGGTCGCGATGTTCCTCAGTGACCACACCGGCAAGATCATCATGCGTCGAGTGAGTGAACCCAGCCAGCGCAGCGTGCTCGATAACGCCTTCGCGGCGGAGGGGTTCGACTTCTCGGAGACCTCGATCGGGACGAACGGCTTGGGCACCGTCATCGCGGAACGCCGTCCGCTCGTCGTGCGGGGCAGCGAGCACTACAACGACATGCTCGAACCCATCACCTGCGCCGGCACTCCAGTCTTCGAACCCTTCACAGGGCGACTGGTAGGAACGTTCTCCCTGGCCTGCTACACCGTCGATGCGACACCGCTCACGTACGCCGTTGCGATCGATGTCGGTCGTCAGATCGAGAGCAACCTGACCGCGATGCGCGGCGCCAAGGAGCGTGCCCTCATCCAGGCATACCTGGTCGCCAACCAGGGAGAGCACGACCCCGTCCTCGTCGTCAACGAACGGGTGATGTTCGCCAACACCGCAGGGCTGACCTACGTGAGCAGCGACTCACACGCCTTGTTGTGGACACACCTGTCCGACGCCCCGCTGGAGCGGGGACCACAACGGATCGGGATTCCGTTGCCCACCGCATGGCGCGAGGCTGTGGTGGAGCGGGTCGACGGGAGCCACGAATCCGATGCCGCATACTGCGTCCGCCTGCTCCCGGCCGACCACGACCCGCCGCACCGGGCCGGCACGGTCTTGACCGGATCGGCGATCCGGCTGCCGGCGGCGTCGCTGAGTGTGACGCCGGACGTCCAGACGCAACTCATTGACGCCATCTGCAGTCGGGACTGCGTCGCGATCGACGGCGGACCAGGGACGGGCAAGTTCCATGCTGCGTCCGCGGTTTACCGTACCTTCCGCACTCACGTGTCGCCGCTTGTCATCGACGTCTCCTGTCATCGTCGGGACGACGAGTCCGGCTGGTTCTCTGCTGCGAGCGAGGCGCTCGCCGAGGACAGGCCGGTGATCCTGCGGCATGTGCAGGATCTTGAGCCGCGTGAGGTTAACAGGGTCAAGGCGCTCGTCCAATGCCAGGATTCCGCAGGTTCTACCGCCACTGCGGGTGATCGCTGTGCTGCGCTGGTCATGACGGTCGATCTGGATGCGGCGGAAGAGCACGTCCAGTCCTTAGTGGGCCAGCTGGCGACCATTGTGCGGTTGCCGACGTTGCGTGAGATACAGCAACAGATCCCGCAGTTGGTGGGCCACATCCTGACCGGTCTGCCGGACGGGCGTCGGGAGACGACGTTCTCCTCGGAGGCGCTGCAGGCGCTGATCGCGTGGTCGTGGCCAGGGAATGTCGCCGAGCTCTCCCGGACCGTCGAGGATCTTGCTTGCCGCATGCCGGGAGGGGTGGTGCGGCTCACGGATCTCCCGACACGGCTGCAGCACGCCCGGTCCCGTCGTCAGCTGACCCTGATGGAAGACGCGGAACGGCAGGCCATCATCTCGGCGCTGCACCGATCCGGCGGAAACCGAACCGAAGCCGCCCAGGCACTCGGTATCGGCAGGACAACGCTCTACCGCAAGATGGTGGCACTGCGCATCGACGCATGA
- a CDS encoding AMP-binding protein, with translation MFTSSVLRSVAQRARAGYRDRPAVSLEDGPTWTYGELVANVNRYANGLLDLGVTAGDRVGLLMRNSLEYWAAYLATTRIGAIAVRLNWRLAPAELDYALRDSGATVLCLDDAFTGELRQMLGVLPDLTPVAFTEGADPFATQPATEPPVDDPAATDPCMIMYTSGTTGRPKGALWSHDTTLWQCAIQVMQWKYDKNLVCLSTTPMYHVSAVEDWALPALMLGGHAVMMRSTGLRPERIAAMVRRHGVTDTFLVPSVIYDLLTSDAPGALDLPSLRRVVTGGSPMAAWAVTKMRQALPDVSLEQAYGLTEGGPISTVMDPADLDTHPASVGTPMPLVEVRIARLDDLAADAAADQEGEIWVRGPATCGVYYNKPEATAATFVDGWCRTGDLGRLTADGHLYVVGRVKDMIISGGENIYPAQVEAVLLDHPAVKDAAVIGIPDARWGERPCAVIVTSPGMTVTADELVARCRGQLAGYECPRHVVLVDELPRNASGKVLKRVLRDQYASLGTRGRGMDPNTAS, from the coding sequence ATGTTCACCAGCAGCGTGCTGCGCAGCGTGGCGCAGCGGGCGAGGGCAGGCTACCGCGACCGTCCCGCGGTGTCGTTGGAAGACGGGCCCACGTGGACGTACGGCGAGCTCGTCGCCAACGTCAACCGGTACGCCAACGGCCTGCTCGACCTCGGCGTGACCGCGGGCGACCGTGTCGGCTTGCTGATGCGCAACTCGCTCGAGTACTGGGCCGCCTACCTCGCCACCACGAGGATCGGGGCGATCGCCGTACGGCTGAACTGGCGACTGGCGCCGGCCGAGCTCGACTACGCACTGCGCGACTCAGGCGCGACGGTACTGTGCCTCGACGACGCCTTCACCGGCGAGCTGCGCCAGATGCTCGGCGTGCTGCCCGACCTGACGCCGGTGGCCTTCACAGAAGGCGCCGACCCGTTCGCGACGCAGCCGGCTACCGAACCACCGGTTGATGACCCGGCGGCGACCGACCCGTGCATGATCATGTACACGTCGGGCACCACGGGACGCCCCAAGGGCGCGTTGTGGTCGCACGACACGACGCTGTGGCAATGCGCCATCCAGGTCATGCAATGGAAGTACGACAAGAATCTCGTCTGCCTGTCCACCACGCCGATGTACCACGTGAGCGCGGTCGAGGACTGGGCGCTGCCGGCGTTGATGCTCGGCGGCCACGCGGTGATGATGCGCTCGACCGGCCTGCGCCCTGAACGGATCGCCGCGATGGTGCGACGACACGGTGTCACGGACACTTTTCTCGTCCCTTCCGTCATCTACGACCTGCTCACGTCGGACGCGCCCGGCGCGCTCGACCTGCCCAGCCTGCGCCGGGTCGTGACGGGTGGGTCGCCGATGGCGGCGTGGGCGGTGACCAAGATGCGGCAGGCGCTCCCCGACGTCTCGCTGGAGCAAGCGTACGGACTCACCGAGGGTGGCCCGATCTCCACGGTCATGGACCCCGCCGACCTCGACACCCATCCCGCCAGCGTCGGCACACCGATGCCGCTGGTCGAAGTACGCATCGCGCGCCTCGACGACCTCGCGGCGGACGCCGCAGCAGACCAGGAGGGCGAGATCTGGGTCCGCGGCCCAGCGACGTGCGGCGTCTACTACAACAAGCCCGAGGCAACGGCGGCGACGTTCGTCGACGGCTGGTGCAGAACAGGCGACCTCGGCCGGCTCACCGCCGACGGTCACCTCTACGTCGTCGGCCGTGTCAAGGACATGATCATCAGCGGCGGCGAGAACATCTACCCCGCCCAGGTCGAGGCGGTGCTCCTCGATCACCCGGCGGTGAAGGACGCAGCCGTCATCGGCATCCCGGACGCCAGGTGGGGTGAACGCCCATGCGCGGTCATCGTCACCAGCCCCGGCATGACGGTCACCGCAGACGAGCTGGTGGCGCGCTGCCGCGGCCAGCTCGCTGGCTACGAATGCCCGCGACACGTGGTGCTCGTCGACGAGCTCCCCCGCAACGCCTCGGGCAAGGTACTCAAGCGCGTTCTGCGCGACCAGTACGCATCGCTGGGGACGCGAGGTCGTGGGATGGATCCAAATACAGCCTCGTGA